A genomic window from Cyprinus carpio isolate SPL01 chromosome A2, ASM1834038v1, whole genome shotgun sequence includes:
- the LOC109085535 gene encoding kin of IRRE-like protein 1 isoform X2: MGFSMTCLWILTLAISVHRVFSGPRFSQEPADQSVVVGERVVLSCVVFNYTGIVQWTKDGLALGIGEDLRAWPRYRVLRILDVGQYNLEITSADLTDDSLYECQATEAALRSRRAKLTVLIPPEGPVIEGSPEILLTAGTSYNLTCVSRGAKPLSTIEWYKDGIIVEGAHTSTEVLADRKRVTTKSFLEIQPVDTDTGRNFTCVASNLAAPLGKRVTVTLNVHHPPTVVLSIEPRSVLEGERVKFTCQATANPPIMGYRWAKGGVILDGARESVFETTADHSFFTEPVSCLVFNAVGSTNVSILVDVHFGPILVLEPRPVTVDVDSDVSLNCKWSGNPPLTLTWTKKGSSMVLSNSNQLLLKSVSQADAGQYVCKAIVPRIGVGETEVTLTVNGPPIISSEPIQYAVRGEKGEIKCYIASTPPPDKIVWAWKENVWEKERGTLLERYTVEQSRPAGGAVLSTLTINNVMESDFQSTYNCTAWNAFGPGTMIITLEETDIVPVGVIAGGSVGSSILLLLLLFALIFYLYRQRKGSRRGVTLKPDIKVETVNKETHSLEEEAASASTATRMFLPSVSLSPSTQPFKDDMDLKQDLQSDTLEPKVEEYEPKDPTNGYYNVRATTHDEVRTSTRSLLYQEFRPPNPASVSASAGGPVANIHPAPTGRYEPRSASRMAHNTYTHFNTIARASQIQAPPNPVSKTTDYTGERGLLESTNPLAFDSYAYSTTPQYRLGFAPPLEAGPAYEMYPTGQGVGTSQDANVGKYPSAAQFPYSTPPTEYSQRHTQRMQTHV; this comes from the exons TGTTCAGCGGCCCGCGGTTTTCTCAGGAGCCGGCGGATCAGTCTGTGGTGGTCGGGGAGAGAGTAGTTTTATCCTGCGTGGTGTTTAACTACACCGGCATTGTACAGTGGACCAAAGACGGGCTCGCTCTTGGCATCGGAGAAGATCTGAGgg catgGCCGCGGTACCGTGTATTGCGGATCTTGGATGTTGGGCAGTATAATCTGGAGATCACGTCAGCGGACCTGACCGATGACTCACTGTACGAGTGTCAGGCCACTGAAGCCGCTCTGAGGTCCAGAAGAGCTAAACTCACTGTTCTGA ttCCCCCTGAAGGTCCTGTTATCGAGGGCTCTCCAGAGATCCTGCTGACAGCAGGAACCTCATATAACCTCACCTGTGTGTCTCGAGGAGCAAAGCCACTGTCAACGATAGAGTGGTACAAAGATGGGATCATAGTGGAGGGAGCCCATACCAGCACT gaaGTGTTAGCAGACAGGAAGAGGGTGACCACAAAGAGTTTCCTGGAGATTCAGCCAGTGGACACAGATACAGGACGTAATTTCACCTGTGTGGCCTCAAACCTGGCCGCCCCGCTGGGAAAGAGGGTCACTGTCACACTCAACGTCCAcc ATCCTCCTACAGTTGTCCTGTCTATAGAGCCTCGCTCTGTTCTAGAAGGAGAGCGAGTTAAATTTACCTGCCAGGCCACTGCCAACCCTCCCATTATGGGCTACAG GTGGGCTAAAGGGGGTGTGATTCTGGATGGAGCGAGGGAAAGTGTGTTTGAGACGACAGCAGATCACTCGTTCTTCACTGAGCCCGTGTCCTGCCTGGTCTTTAATGCGGTGGGCAGCACCAACGTCAGTATTTTGGTGGACGTTCACT TTGGTCCAATTCTGGTGTTGGAGCCAAGGCCTGTAACCGTGGACGTTGACTCTGATGTCTCACTCAACTGTAAATGGTCAGGAAATCCTCCGCTCACCCTCACATGGACCAAGAAGGGCTCCAGTATG GTCCTCAGTAATAGTAATCAGTTATTGCTGAAGTCTGTGAGTCAGGCGGATGCAGGACAATATGTGTGTAAAGCCATCGTCCCCAGAATCGGTGTCGGAGAAACAGAGGTCACTCTTACAGTCAATG GTCCTCCAATCATCTCGAGCGAGCCGATCCAGTATGCCGTGAGAGGAGAGAAGGGGGAAATCAAGTGCTACATAGCCAGCACCCCACCGCCGGACAAAATC gtttggGCCTGGAAGGAGAACGTGTGGGAAAAAGAGAGAGGTACGCTGTTGGAGAGGTACACAGTGGAGCAGAGTAGACCTGCAGGGGGCGCCGTTCTGTCCACACTCACCATCAATAATGTCATGGAGTCTGACTTCCAGTCCACCTACAACTGCACGGCGTGGAACGCGTTTGGACCAGGAACCATGATCATCACCCTGGAGGAAACAG aTATAGTGCCTGTAGGTGTGATAGCAGGTGGATCTGTTGGATCTTCCATTTTGCTTCTGCTCCTCCTGTTTGCTCTGATATTCTATCTGTATCGACAGCGCAAAGGCA GTCGTCGTGGAGTCACATTGAAGCCAGACATTAAAGTGGAAACGGTCAACAAGGAGACTCACAGTCTTGAGGAAGAGGCTGCCAGCGCCTCCACAGCCACACGAATG TTTCTTccctctgtctccctctctccctccacCCAGCCCTTCAAAGATGACATGGACCTGAAGCAGGACCTCCAGAGCGACACGCTGGAGCCAAAGGTGGAGGAGTATGAGCCCAAG GACCCCACCAACGGCTACTACAATGTTCGAGCTACAACACATGATGAGGTCCGCACCTCTACCCGTTCCCTACTGTACCAGGAATTTCGGCCACCAAATCCCGCTTCAGTTTCGGCGTCAGCTGGTGGCCCAGTGGCCAACATTCACCCGGCACCCACGGGCCGTTATGAGCCCCGGTCCGCATCCCGAATGGCTCACAACACATACACCCATTTTAACACCATTGCCAGGGCATCGCAAATCCAAGCCCCACCCAACCCTGTCTCCAAGACCACGGACTATACTGGAGAGCGTGGCCTGCTGGAATCAACCAATCCGCTGGCTTTTGACAGCTACGCTTATTCAACAACACCTCAATACAGGTTAGGTTTCGCCCCACCTTTGGAGGCAGGACCAGCCTATGAAATGTATCCTACAGGACAAGGGGTGGGGACGAGTCAAGATGCTAATGTGGGAAAATACCCCAGCGCCGCCCAATTTCCATATTCAACCCCACCTACAGAATACTCTCAGAGACACACGCAGAGAATGCAGACTCATGTGTAA
- the LOC109085535 gene encoding kin of IRRE-like protein 1 isoform X3, whose product MGFSMTCLWILTLAISVHRVFSGPRFSQEPADQSVVVGERVVLSCVVFNYTGIVQWTKDGLALGIGEDLRAWPRYRVLRILDVGQYNLEITSADLTDDSLYECQATEAALRSRRAKLTVLIPPEGPVIEGSPEILLTAGTSYNLTCVSRGAKPLSTIEWYKDGIIVEGAHTSTEVLADRKRVTTKSFLEIQPVDTDTGRNFTCVASNLAAPLGKRVTVTLNVHHPPTVVLSIEPRSVLEGERVKFTCQATANPPIMGYRWAKGGVILDGARESVFETTADHSFFTEPVSCLVFNAVGSTNVSILVDVHFGPILVLEPRPVTVDVDSDVSLNCKWSGNPPLTLTWTKKGSSMVLSNSNQLLLKSVSQADAGQYVCKAIVPRIGVGETEVTLTVNGPPIISSEPIQYAVRGEKGEIKCYIASTPPPDKIVWAWKENVWEKERGTLLERYTVEQSRPAGGAVLSTLTINNVMESDFQSTYNCTAWNAFGPGTMIITLEETDIVPVGVIAGGSVGSSILLLLLLFALIFYLYRQRKGSRRGVTLKPDIKVETVNKETHSLEEEAASASTATRMVKAMYSPFKDDMDLKQDLQSDTLEPKVEEYEPKDPTNGYYNVRATTHDEVRTSTRSLLYQEFRPPNPASVSASAGGPVANIHPAPTGRYEPRSASRMAHNTYTHFNTIARASQIQAPPNPVSKTTDYTGERGLLESTNPLAFDSYAYSTTPQYRLGFAPPLEAGPAYEMYPTGQGVGTSQDANVGKYPSAAQFPYSTPPTEYSQRHTQRMQTHV is encoded by the exons TGTTCAGCGGCCCGCGGTTTTCTCAGGAGCCGGCGGATCAGTCTGTGGTGGTCGGGGAGAGAGTAGTTTTATCCTGCGTGGTGTTTAACTACACCGGCATTGTACAGTGGACCAAAGACGGGCTCGCTCTTGGCATCGGAGAAGATCTGAGgg catgGCCGCGGTACCGTGTATTGCGGATCTTGGATGTTGGGCAGTATAATCTGGAGATCACGTCAGCGGACCTGACCGATGACTCACTGTACGAGTGTCAGGCCACTGAAGCCGCTCTGAGGTCCAGAAGAGCTAAACTCACTGTTCTGA ttCCCCCTGAAGGTCCTGTTATCGAGGGCTCTCCAGAGATCCTGCTGACAGCAGGAACCTCATATAACCTCACCTGTGTGTCTCGAGGAGCAAAGCCACTGTCAACGATAGAGTGGTACAAAGATGGGATCATAGTGGAGGGAGCCCATACCAGCACT gaaGTGTTAGCAGACAGGAAGAGGGTGACCACAAAGAGTTTCCTGGAGATTCAGCCAGTGGACACAGATACAGGACGTAATTTCACCTGTGTGGCCTCAAACCTGGCCGCCCCGCTGGGAAAGAGGGTCACTGTCACACTCAACGTCCAcc ATCCTCCTACAGTTGTCCTGTCTATAGAGCCTCGCTCTGTTCTAGAAGGAGAGCGAGTTAAATTTACCTGCCAGGCCACTGCCAACCCTCCCATTATGGGCTACAG GTGGGCTAAAGGGGGTGTGATTCTGGATGGAGCGAGGGAAAGTGTGTTTGAGACGACAGCAGATCACTCGTTCTTCACTGAGCCCGTGTCCTGCCTGGTCTTTAATGCGGTGGGCAGCACCAACGTCAGTATTTTGGTGGACGTTCACT TTGGTCCAATTCTGGTGTTGGAGCCAAGGCCTGTAACCGTGGACGTTGACTCTGATGTCTCACTCAACTGTAAATGGTCAGGAAATCCTCCGCTCACCCTCACATGGACCAAGAAGGGCTCCAGTATG GTCCTCAGTAATAGTAATCAGTTATTGCTGAAGTCTGTGAGTCAGGCGGATGCAGGACAATATGTGTGTAAAGCCATCGTCCCCAGAATCGGTGTCGGAGAAACAGAGGTCACTCTTACAGTCAATG GTCCTCCAATCATCTCGAGCGAGCCGATCCAGTATGCCGTGAGAGGAGAGAAGGGGGAAATCAAGTGCTACATAGCCAGCACCCCACCGCCGGACAAAATC gtttggGCCTGGAAGGAGAACGTGTGGGAAAAAGAGAGAGGTACGCTGTTGGAGAGGTACACAGTGGAGCAGAGTAGACCTGCAGGGGGCGCCGTTCTGTCCACACTCACCATCAATAATGTCATGGAGTCTGACTTCCAGTCCACCTACAACTGCACGGCGTGGAACGCGTTTGGACCAGGAACCATGATCATCACCCTGGAGGAAACAG aTATAGTGCCTGTAGGTGTGATAGCAGGTGGATCTGTTGGATCTTCCATTTTGCTTCTGCTCCTCCTGTTTGCTCTGATATTCTATCTGTATCGACAGCGCAAAGGCA GTCGTCGTGGAGTCACATTGAAGCCAGACATTAAAGTGGAAACGGTCAACAAGGAGACTCACAGTCTTGAGGAAGAGGCTGCCAGCGCCTCCACAGCCACACGAATGGTAAAGGCTATGTATTCT CCCTTCAAAGATGACATGGACCTGAAGCAGGACCTCCAGAGCGACACGCTGGAGCCAAAGGTGGAGGAGTATGAGCCCAAG GACCCCACCAACGGCTACTACAATGTTCGAGCTACAACACATGATGAGGTCCGCACCTCTACCCGTTCCCTACTGTACCAGGAATTTCGGCCACCAAATCCCGCTTCAGTTTCGGCGTCAGCTGGTGGCCCAGTGGCCAACATTCACCCGGCACCCACGGGCCGTTATGAGCCCCGGTCCGCATCCCGAATGGCTCACAACACATACACCCATTTTAACACCATTGCCAGGGCATCGCAAATCCAAGCCCCACCCAACCCTGTCTCCAAGACCACGGACTATACTGGAGAGCGTGGCCTGCTGGAATCAACCAATCCGCTGGCTTTTGACAGCTACGCTTATTCAACAACACCTCAATACAGGTTAGGTTTCGCCCCACCTTTGGAGGCAGGACCAGCCTATGAAATGTATCCTACAGGACAAGGGGTGGGGACGAGTCAAGATGCTAATGTGGGAAAATACCCCAGCGCCGCCCAATTTCCATATTCAACCCCACCTACAGAATACTCTCAGAGACACACGCAGAGAATGCAGACTCATGTGTAA
- the LOC109085535 gene encoding kin of IRRE-like protein 1 isoform X1, with protein sequence MGFSMTCLWILTLAISVHRVFSGPRFSQEPADQSVVVGERVVLSCVVFNYTGIVQWTKDGLALGIGEDLRAWPRYRVLRILDVGQYNLEITSADLTDDSLYECQATEAALRSRRAKLTVLIPPEGPVIEGSPEILLTAGTSYNLTCVSRGAKPLSTIEWYKDGIIVEGAHTSTEVLADRKRVTTKSFLEIQPVDTDTGRNFTCVASNLAAPLGKRVTVTLNVHHPPTVVLSIEPRSVLEGERVKFTCQATANPPIMGYRWAKGGVILDGARESVFETTADHSFFTEPVSCLVFNAVGSTNVSILVDVHFGPILVLEPRPVTVDVDSDVSLNCKWSGNPPLTLTWTKKGSSMVLSNSNQLLLKSVSQADAGQYVCKAIVPRIGVGETEVTLTVNGPPIISSEPIQYAVRGEKGEIKCYIASTPPPDKIVWAWKENVWEKERGTLLERYTVEQSRPAGGAVLSTLTINNVMESDFQSTYNCTAWNAFGPGTMIITLEETDIVPVGVIAGGSVGSSILLLLLLFALIFYLYRQRKGSRRGVTLKPDIKVETVNKETHSLEEEAASASTATRMVKAMYSFLPSVSLSPSTQPFKDDMDLKQDLQSDTLEPKVEEYEPKDPTNGYYNVRATTHDEVRTSTRSLLYQEFRPPNPASVSASAGGPVANIHPAPTGRYEPRSASRMAHNTYTHFNTIARASQIQAPPNPVSKTTDYTGERGLLESTNPLAFDSYAYSTTPQYRLGFAPPLEAGPAYEMYPTGQGVGTSQDANVGKYPSAAQFPYSTPPTEYSQRHTQRMQTHV encoded by the exons TGTTCAGCGGCCCGCGGTTTTCTCAGGAGCCGGCGGATCAGTCTGTGGTGGTCGGGGAGAGAGTAGTTTTATCCTGCGTGGTGTTTAACTACACCGGCATTGTACAGTGGACCAAAGACGGGCTCGCTCTTGGCATCGGAGAAGATCTGAGgg catgGCCGCGGTACCGTGTATTGCGGATCTTGGATGTTGGGCAGTATAATCTGGAGATCACGTCAGCGGACCTGACCGATGACTCACTGTACGAGTGTCAGGCCACTGAAGCCGCTCTGAGGTCCAGAAGAGCTAAACTCACTGTTCTGA ttCCCCCTGAAGGTCCTGTTATCGAGGGCTCTCCAGAGATCCTGCTGACAGCAGGAACCTCATATAACCTCACCTGTGTGTCTCGAGGAGCAAAGCCACTGTCAACGATAGAGTGGTACAAAGATGGGATCATAGTGGAGGGAGCCCATACCAGCACT gaaGTGTTAGCAGACAGGAAGAGGGTGACCACAAAGAGTTTCCTGGAGATTCAGCCAGTGGACACAGATACAGGACGTAATTTCACCTGTGTGGCCTCAAACCTGGCCGCCCCGCTGGGAAAGAGGGTCACTGTCACACTCAACGTCCAcc ATCCTCCTACAGTTGTCCTGTCTATAGAGCCTCGCTCTGTTCTAGAAGGAGAGCGAGTTAAATTTACCTGCCAGGCCACTGCCAACCCTCCCATTATGGGCTACAG GTGGGCTAAAGGGGGTGTGATTCTGGATGGAGCGAGGGAAAGTGTGTTTGAGACGACAGCAGATCACTCGTTCTTCACTGAGCCCGTGTCCTGCCTGGTCTTTAATGCGGTGGGCAGCACCAACGTCAGTATTTTGGTGGACGTTCACT TTGGTCCAATTCTGGTGTTGGAGCCAAGGCCTGTAACCGTGGACGTTGACTCTGATGTCTCACTCAACTGTAAATGGTCAGGAAATCCTCCGCTCACCCTCACATGGACCAAGAAGGGCTCCAGTATG GTCCTCAGTAATAGTAATCAGTTATTGCTGAAGTCTGTGAGTCAGGCGGATGCAGGACAATATGTGTGTAAAGCCATCGTCCCCAGAATCGGTGTCGGAGAAACAGAGGTCACTCTTACAGTCAATG GTCCTCCAATCATCTCGAGCGAGCCGATCCAGTATGCCGTGAGAGGAGAGAAGGGGGAAATCAAGTGCTACATAGCCAGCACCCCACCGCCGGACAAAATC gtttggGCCTGGAAGGAGAACGTGTGGGAAAAAGAGAGAGGTACGCTGTTGGAGAGGTACACAGTGGAGCAGAGTAGACCTGCAGGGGGCGCCGTTCTGTCCACACTCACCATCAATAATGTCATGGAGTCTGACTTCCAGTCCACCTACAACTGCACGGCGTGGAACGCGTTTGGACCAGGAACCATGATCATCACCCTGGAGGAAACAG aTATAGTGCCTGTAGGTGTGATAGCAGGTGGATCTGTTGGATCTTCCATTTTGCTTCTGCTCCTCCTGTTTGCTCTGATATTCTATCTGTATCGACAGCGCAAAGGCA GTCGTCGTGGAGTCACATTGAAGCCAGACATTAAAGTGGAAACGGTCAACAAGGAGACTCACAGTCTTGAGGAAGAGGCTGCCAGCGCCTCCACAGCCACACGAATGGTAAAGGCTATGTATTCT TTTCTTccctctgtctccctctctccctccacCCAGCCCTTCAAAGATGACATGGACCTGAAGCAGGACCTCCAGAGCGACACGCTGGAGCCAAAGGTGGAGGAGTATGAGCCCAAG GACCCCACCAACGGCTACTACAATGTTCGAGCTACAACACATGATGAGGTCCGCACCTCTACCCGTTCCCTACTGTACCAGGAATTTCGGCCACCAAATCCCGCTTCAGTTTCGGCGTCAGCTGGTGGCCCAGTGGCCAACATTCACCCGGCACCCACGGGCCGTTATGAGCCCCGGTCCGCATCCCGAATGGCTCACAACACATACACCCATTTTAACACCATTGCCAGGGCATCGCAAATCCAAGCCCCACCCAACCCTGTCTCCAAGACCACGGACTATACTGGAGAGCGTGGCCTGCTGGAATCAACCAATCCGCTGGCTTTTGACAGCTACGCTTATTCAACAACACCTCAATACAGGTTAGGTTTCGCCCCACCTTTGGAGGCAGGACCAGCCTATGAAATGTATCCTACAGGACAAGGGGTGGGGACGAGTCAAGATGCTAATGTGGGAAAATACCCCAGCGCCGCCCAATTTCCATATTCAACCCCACCTACAGAATACTCTCAGAGACACACGCAGAGAATGCAGACTCATGTGTAA
- the LOC109085535 gene encoding kin of IRRE-like protein 1 isoform X4: MGFSMTCLWILTLAISVHRVFSGPRFSQEPADQSVVVGERVVLSCVVFNYTGIVQWTKDGLALGIGEDLRAWPRYRVLRILDVGQYNLEITSADLTDDSLYECQATEAALRSRRAKLTVLIPPEGPVIEGSPEILLTAGTSYNLTCVSRGAKPLSTIEWYKDGIIVEGAHTSTEVLADRKRVTTKSFLEIQPVDTDTGRNFTCVASNLAAPLGKRVTVTLNVHHPPTVVLSIEPRSVLEGERVKFTCQATANPPIMGYRWAKGGVILDGARESVFETTADHSFFTEPVSCLVFNAVGSTNVSILVDVHFGPILVLEPRPVTVDVDSDVSLNCKWSGNPPLTLTWTKKGSSMVLSNSNQLLLKSVSQADAGQYVCKAIVPRIGVGETEVTLTVNGPPIISSEPIQYAVRGEKGEIKCYIASTPPPDKIVWAWKENVWEKERGTLLERYTVEQSRPAGGAVLSTLTINNVMESDFQSTYNCTAWNAFGPGTMIITLEETDIVPVGVIAGGSVGSSILLLLLLFALIFYLYRQRKGSRRGVTLKPDIKVETVNKETHSLEEEAASASTATRMPFKDDMDLKQDLQSDTLEPKVEEYEPKDPTNGYYNVRATTHDEVRTSTRSLLYQEFRPPNPASVSASAGGPVANIHPAPTGRYEPRSASRMAHNTYTHFNTIARASQIQAPPNPVSKTTDYTGERGLLESTNPLAFDSYAYSTTPQYRLGFAPPLEAGPAYEMYPTGQGVGTSQDANVGKYPSAAQFPYSTPPTEYSQRHTQRMQTHV; this comes from the exons TGTTCAGCGGCCCGCGGTTTTCTCAGGAGCCGGCGGATCAGTCTGTGGTGGTCGGGGAGAGAGTAGTTTTATCCTGCGTGGTGTTTAACTACACCGGCATTGTACAGTGGACCAAAGACGGGCTCGCTCTTGGCATCGGAGAAGATCTGAGgg catgGCCGCGGTACCGTGTATTGCGGATCTTGGATGTTGGGCAGTATAATCTGGAGATCACGTCAGCGGACCTGACCGATGACTCACTGTACGAGTGTCAGGCCACTGAAGCCGCTCTGAGGTCCAGAAGAGCTAAACTCACTGTTCTGA ttCCCCCTGAAGGTCCTGTTATCGAGGGCTCTCCAGAGATCCTGCTGACAGCAGGAACCTCATATAACCTCACCTGTGTGTCTCGAGGAGCAAAGCCACTGTCAACGATAGAGTGGTACAAAGATGGGATCATAGTGGAGGGAGCCCATACCAGCACT gaaGTGTTAGCAGACAGGAAGAGGGTGACCACAAAGAGTTTCCTGGAGATTCAGCCAGTGGACACAGATACAGGACGTAATTTCACCTGTGTGGCCTCAAACCTGGCCGCCCCGCTGGGAAAGAGGGTCACTGTCACACTCAACGTCCAcc ATCCTCCTACAGTTGTCCTGTCTATAGAGCCTCGCTCTGTTCTAGAAGGAGAGCGAGTTAAATTTACCTGCCAGGCCACTGCCAACCCTCCCATTATGGGCTACAG GTGGGCTAAAGGGGGTGTGATTCTGGATGGAGCGAGGGAAAGTGTGTTTGAGACGACAGCAGATCACTCGTTCTTCACTGAGCCCGTGTCCTGCCTGGTCTTTAATGCGGTGGGCAGCACCAACGTCAGTATTTTGGTGGACGTTCACT TTGGTCCAATTCTGGTGTTGGAGCCAAGGCCTGTAACCGTGGACGTTGACTCTGATGTCTCACTCAACTGTAAATGGTCAGGAAATCCTCCGCTCACCCTCACATGGACCAAGAAGGGCTCCAGTATG GTCCTCAGTAATAGTAATCAGTTATTGCTGAAGTCTGTGAGTCAGGCGGATGCAGGACAATATGTGTGTAAAGCCATCGTCCCCAGAATCGGTGTCGGAGAAACAGAGGTCACTCTTACAGTCAATG GTCCTCCAATCATCTCGAGCGAGCCGATCCAGTATGCCGTGAGAGGAGAGAAGGGGGAAATCAAGTGCTACATAGCCAGCACCCCACCGCCGGACAAAATC gtttggGCCTGGAAGGAGAACGTGTGGGAAAAAGAGAGAGGTACGCTGTTGGAGAGGTACACAGTGGAGCAGAGTAGACCTGCAGGGGGCGCCGTTCTGTCCACACTCACCATCAATAATGTCATGGAGTCTGACTTCCAGTCCACCTACAACTGCACGGCGTGGAACGCGTTTGGACCAGGAACCATGATCATCACCCTGGAGGAAACAG aTATAGTGCCTGTAGGTGTGATAGCAGGTGGATCTGTTGGATCTTCCATTTTGCTTCTGCTCCTCCTGTTTGCTCTGATATTCTATCTGTATCGACAGCGCAAAGGCA GTCGTCGTGGAGTCACATTGAAGCCAGACATTAAAGTGGAAACGGTCAACAAGGAGACTCACAGTCTTGAGGAAGAGGCTGCCAGCGCCTCCACAGCCACACGAATG CCCTTCAAAGATGACATGGACCTGAAGCAGGACCTCCAGAGCGACACGCTGGAGCCAAAGGTGGAGGAGTATGAGCCCAAG GACCCCACCAACGGCTACTACAATGTTCGAGCTACAACACATGATGAGGTCCGCACCTCTACCCGTTCCCTACTGTACCAGGAATTTCGGCCACCAAATCCCGCTTCAGTTTCGGCGTCAGCTGGTGGCCCAGTGGCCAACATTCACCCGGCACCCACGGGCCGTTATGAGCCCCGGTCCGCATCCCGAATGGCTCACAACACATACACCCATTTTAACACCATTGCCAGGGCATCGCAAATCCAAGCCCCACCCAACCCTGTCTCCAAGACCACGGACTATACTGGAGAGCGTGGCCTGCTGGAATCAACCAATCCGCTGGCTTTTGACAGCTACGCTTATTCAACAACACCTCAATACAGGTTAGGTTTCGCCCCACCTTTGGAGGCAGGACCAGCCTATGAAATGTATCCTACAGGACAAGGGGTGGGGACGAGTCAAGATGCTAATGTGGGAAAATACCCCAGCGCCGCCCAATTTCCATATTCAACCCCACCTACAGAATACTCTCAGAGACACACGCAGAGAATGCAGACTCATGTGTAA